One window of Oreochromis niloticus isolate F11D_XX linkage group LG23, O_niloticus_UMD_NMBU, whole genome shotgun sequence genomic DNA carries:
- the btbd8 gene encoding uncharacterized protein KIAA1107 isoform X3, whose product MEILLQFMYGAIVDLPRRASASQVVLAADMLGLEGLKDVVEMVLTRDYCRFFPKPADGVQRTVLECLSFTHALGLQNLHMQCKRWVAEHFVKVWCERNFSLLPPELHRACLTAVTETMTVQNAVTMLCGTEQLIGSLPEVKWAQQVRSLATELQDESLRVIVQHFPRVTHTQAFKDLCIREEFTREPTLLRKLCSAIREGVTVDNCCDLFTAVHSLCRDDFEGDFCMERRLQQPEEPFRQEICALRGRLWTFLLQTFYAVRHTQGWESLSSKHRERILADAIDKGDSRRLGKKPVFTSSQSRAIKCPSSAPESPPVQRTQRVSVNRNPSSRSAASVMKSDGLGAANKPGDGQTSKAKNVKKAADRGVAAKAKTASAGVPVVNGTGAAGARRDIASANGPRSSPGAKEHEKKPNPGARPKTSPTGGTSASQTAGTKTQKSSAGKADNTAGTTQAQPNTSSTSGSASPENCASSPRNDTHSVPGAKPKHQAKAVTKSPMTKPPQRSDATKTSSPSKKASGRETSKSKTGPEEKVATALTAARADTKGRSTPDHHGSKHGSSIRKTASPRKEDFKDPSKPSATDKTVSETPKKKITKPVSATGVSAKSSAKPAKASSAPSRQSSVAAAKSGSKPKSTTELSTEKSSPKAARTSKTSGTAAAASKQSEPKGKEAVNSKKADCETELGPNEGSGDAVEQKDVAQLVPSVQLAAPSTQPSNQDGEESRHLESSPKQSLQKSQVQLENTADGGDKTSDAPAAKNTTRVSSPKADVCKKTEGSKVKQPQSNAIPAHISEDVHEISSPNSPRDTQQPVDTPCSVGSTETPVEDSWSGIHHQVSPESETGSTHTTSSDDIKPRSEDYDAGGSQDDDCSNDRGVSKCGTMRCHDFLGRSSSDTSTPEELKMYEGGAGLRVEVRLRGREAETTSEEEGVRRRPRSWLQRDEVPVEEEHSEVEATVTVKSVPDHQLFSSEEEDEEEEETEDERSEVEVIPGQGPLLPTEPSPHFQGIVNLAFDDEGVDQENEQPDYQSSNFRRSVLLSVDECEELGSEEGGVQTPPQQQDVTPCDVFENDSSAPQFSGAPSSDQQNHQPHHVENTGMKHKKPEEDQEEKSVFLTEIQDTTQKEENHIQVDRVKSSCPPMGSDTRDTPPQERPCHLDLRHTEQYNGGMSKNYSNPSESKKADLHLDLNESQLTGDSPVHAAQSPAGDIGCDRLDQSCKHDRRPSKALSPIYEMDVGEAIEHFSDKDRNVKRQAEEEKQTGDGDKSSDFAERDWSLLKQLLTDHASNLGVINPVPEELNLAQYLIKQTLSLSRDCLDSQAFLSPEKETFKRWAELISPMEDSSTSITVTSFSPEDAASPQGEWTIVELETHH is encoded by the exons ATGGAAATCTTGCTTCAGTTCATGTACGGAGCCATTGTGGATCTGCCCAGAAGGGCCAGTGCCAG TCAGGTGGTGCTGGCTGCAGACATGCTGGGTTTGGAGGGGCTGAAAGATGTAGTGGAGATGGTTCTGACCCGAGACTACTGCCGCTTCTTTCCTAAG CCAGCTGATGGAGTTCAGAGAACAGTCCTTGAGTGCCTCTCTTTCACACATGCCTTAGGCCTTCAAAACCTCCATATGCAGTGTAAGCG GTGGGTTGCAGAGCATTTTGTGAAAGTCTGGTGTGAGAGGAACTTCTCCCTGTTGCCACCTGAACTCCACAGAGCCTGCCTAACAGCTGTAACTGAAACAATG ACTGTGCAGAATGCAGTGACCATGCTCTGTGGAACTGAGCAGCTGATTGGCTCTCTCCCTGAAGTCAAGTGGGCCCAACAGGTGAGAAGCCTGGCCACAGAGCTGCAGGATGAGAGCCTGCGTGTCATTGTGCAGCACTTCCCCAGAGTCACCCACACTCAGGCTTTCAAGGACCTTTGCATA AGAGAAGAGTTTACTAGAGAGCCCACGCTTTTAAGGAAGCTTTGTTCAGCCATCAGGGAAGGTGTGACTGTGGATAACTGCTGTGACCTTTTCACTGCTGTGCACTCGCTTTGCAGAGATGACTTTGAGGGGGATTTTTGCATGGAGAGGCGATTGCAACAACCAGAGGAG CCGTTCAGGCAAGAGATTTGTGCGCTACGCGGGCGGCTCTGGACCTTCCTGCTTCAGACGTTTTACGCGGTTCGCCACACGCAGGGATGGGAGAGTCTATCAtccaaacacagagagaggatACTGGCAG atgCGATTGATAAAGGGGACAGTCGAAGACTTGGAAAAAAGCCTGTATTCACTAGTTCACAG TCAAGGGCTATAAAATGCCCTTCATCTGCACCTGAGAGTCCTCCTGTTCAAAGGACCCAGCGGGTGTCTGTAAACAGAAACCCTTCCTCTCGCAGTGCTGCATCAGTCATGAAGTCTGATGGACTTGGGGCAGCTAACAAACCAGGGGATGGTCAAACATCCAAGGCAAAGAATGTGAAGAAAGCAGCAGACAGAGGTGTAGCAGCTAAAGCAAAGACAGCATCAGCTGGGGTGCCAGTTGTCAATGGCACGGGAGCTGCGGGAGCTAGACGTGATATAGCCAGTGCCAATGGCCCCAGAAGCTCTCCGGGGGCTAAAGAGCATGAAAAGAAGCCAAATCCAGGTGCAAGGCCTAAAACCTCTCCCACGGGCGGCACATCTGCAAGCCAAACAGCAGGAACGAAAACTCAAAAGAGCTCAGCAGGAAAGGCTGACAACACTGCTGGCACCACCCAAGCCCAGCCCAACACTTCATCCACATCAGGCAGTGCATCTCCAGAGAACTGTGCCAGCAGTCCTCGCAATGACACCCACTCTGTTCCAG GTGCAAAGCCCAAACACCAGGCCAAGGCAGTAACCAAATCCCCAATGACAAAACCACCTCAGAGATCAGATGCAACAAAGACTAGCAG TCCATCCAAAAAAGCTAGTGGGAGAGAAACTAGCAAATCCAAGACTGGTCCAGAAGAGAAAGTGGCCACTGCACTGACAGCAGCAAGAGCAGATACCAAGGGAAGGAGCACACCAGATCACCATG gcTCCAAACATGGATCCTCCATAAGAAAAACAGCTTCTCCCAGGAAAGAAGATTTCAAAGATCCTTCAAAACCATCAGCAACAGATAAAACAGTTAGTGAAACTCCTAAAAAGAAGATCACAAAACCTGTTTCAGCCACTGGAGTCTCTGCGAAGTCCAGTGCTAAACCAGCAAAAGCCTCCTCAGCTCCTTCCAGGCAATCCTCAGTAGCAGCTGCCAAGTCTGGATCAAAGCCAAAAAGTACTACAGAGTTATCTACAGAGAAATCTTCACCAAAAGCTGCAAGAACCTCTAAAACCTCCGgtacagctgctgctgcctccaAGCAATCAGAACCTAAAGGAAAAGAGGCAGTGAATAGTAAAAAGGCAGACTGCGAAACAGAGCTGGGTCCAAACGAAGGCTCTGGAGATGCTGTTGAGCAAAAAGATGTTGCACAGTTAGTACCCTCTGTTCAGCTTGCAGCACCTAGTACACAGCCATCAAACCAGGATGGAGAAGAGTCACGTCATCTAGAGTCAAGCCCAAAGCAGAGTCTCCAGAAGTCTCAAGTACAGCTGGAAAACACTGCTGATGGAGGAGACAAGACCAGTGATGCACCAGCAGCTAAAAACACCACCCGTGTCAGTTCTCCTAAAGCAGACGTTTGTAAAAAAACTGAAGGAAGCAAAGTGAAACAGCCTCAAAGCAATGCCATCCCAGCTCACATCAGCGAAGACGTTCATGAGATCAGCTCGCCAAATTCCCCAAGAGACACTCAACAGCCCGTAGATACCCCCTGCAGCGTGGGAAGCACTGAAACCCCTGTAGAGGATTCTTGGAGCGGCATCCACCATCAGGTCAGCCCAGAATCCGAGACCGGCAGCACACACACCACTTCTTCTGACGACATCAAGCCCCGCTCAGAGGACTACGATGCTGGAGGTTCACAGGATGATGATTGCTCCAATGATAGAGGCGTGTCCAAGTGCGGCACCATGCGTTGTCACGACTTCTTGGGTCGCAGCAGCAGTGACACCAGCACGCCGGAAGAGTTGAAGATGTATGAAGGTGGGGCTGGGTTGAGGGTGGAGGTCCGCCTGCGTGGGAGAGAAGCGGAGACCACCAGCGAGGAAGAGGGAGTAAGGCGACGCCCTCGTTCCTGGTTGCAAAGAGATGAGGTGCCAGTGGAGGAGGAGCACTCAGAAGTTGAGGCCACTGTGACTGTAAAAAGTGTCCCTGACCACCAGCTCTTCTCCTctgaggaggaagatgaggaggaggaggaaacagAAGACGAGCGGTCAGAAGTTGAAGTGATTCCAGGTCAGGGTCCGCTGTTGCCAACCGAACCCTCACCACACTTTCAGGGGATTGTCAACCTGGCTTTTGACGACGAAGGTGTGGACCAGGAGAATGAGCAACCAGACTATCAGTCATCTAACTTCCGTCGGTCAGTGTTGCTGTCTGTCGATGAGTGCGAGGAGTTGGGCTCAGAGGAGGGCGGTGTCCAAACTCCGCCTCAGCAGCAAGATGTGACTCCCTGTGATGTTTTTGAGAATGACTCTTCAGCTCCTCAGTTCAGCGGCGCCCCTTCCAGTGACCAACAGAACCACCAGCCACATCATGTTGAAAACACAGGTATGAAGCACAAAAAACCTGAGGAGGACCAGGAAGAAAAATCTGTATTCCTTACAGAGATCCAGGACACCACGCAGAAGGAGGAAAATCACATCCAGGTAGACAGAGTGAAGTCCAGCTGTCCTCCCATGGGCTCTGACACCAGAGATACGCCTCCCCAAGAACGCCCATGCCATCTGGATCTACGTCACACTGAACAGTACAATGGAGGGATGAGCAAAAATTACTCCAATCCTTCAGAAAGCAAGAAAGCTGATTTACACCTAGACTTAAATGAGTCTCAGTTGACAGGGGACTCTCCTGTACATGCTGCACAATCTCCAGCAG GGGACATTGGTTGTGACAGATTGGATCAAAGCTGCAAACATGACCGCCGACCATCCAAAGCCCTGTCCCCCATTTACGAGATGGATGTGGGGGAAGCTATTGAGCACTTTTCGGACAAGGACAGGAATGTTAAACGGcaagcagaggaagaaaagCAAACGGGGGATGGGGATAAAAGCAGCGATTTTGCCGAGCGGGACTGGAGCCTGCTCAAGCAGCTCCTGACAGACCACGCGTCCAATTTGGGTGTCATAAACCCCGTACCTGAGGAGCTCAACCTGGCCCAGTATCTTATCAAGCAGACTCTGTCTCTGTCACGTGACTGTCTGGACTCGCAGGCCTTCCTGTCCCCAGAGAAGGAGACCTTCAAACGTTGGGCGGAGCTTATCTCACCCATGGAGGACTCCTCCACTAGCATTACTGTAACCAGCTTCTCTCCAGAAGATGCTGCTTCTCCACAGGGAGAGTGGACCATCGTGGAGCTGGAAACACATCACTGA
- the btbd8 gene encoding uncharacterized protein KIAA1107 isoform X2, whose translation MLSGSWMESSRQRITLQGLGPDEMEILLQFMYGAIVDLPRRASASQVVLAADMLGLEGLKDVVEMVLTRDYCRFFPKPADGVQRTVLECLSFTHALGLQNLHMQCKRWVAEHFVKVWCERNFSLLPPELHRACLTAVTETMTVQNAVTMLCGTEQLIGSLPEVKWAQQVRSLATELQDESLRVIVQHFPRVTHTQAFKDLCIREEFTREPTLLRKLCSAIREGVTVDNCCDLFTAVHSLCRDDFEGDFCMERRLQQPEEPFRQEICALRGRLWTFLLQTFYAVRHTQGWESLSSKHRERILADAIDKGDSRRLGKKPVFTSSQSRAIKCPSSAPESPPVQRTQRVSVNRNPSSRSAASVMKSDGLGAANKPGDGQTSKAKNVKKAADRGVAAKAKTASAGVPVVNGTGAAGARRDIASANGPRSSPGAKEHEKKPNPGARPKTSPTGGTSASQTAGTKTQKSSAGKADNTAGTTQAQPNTSSTSGSASPENCASSPRNDTHSVPGAKPKHQAKAVTKSPMTKPPQRSDATKTSSPSKKASGRETSKSKTGPEEKVATALTAARADTKGRSTPDHHGSKHGSSIRKTASPRKEDFKDPSKPSATDKTVSETPKKKITKPVSATGVSAKSSAKPAKASSAPSRQSSVAAAKSGSKPKSTTELSTEKSSPKAARTSKTSGTAAAASKQSEPKGKEAVNSKKADCETELGPNEGSGDAVEQKDVAQLVPSVQLAAPSTQPSNQDGEESRHLESSPKQSLQKSQVQLENTADGGDKTSDAPAAKNTTRVSSPKADVCKKTEGSKVKQPQSNAIPAHISEDVHEISSPNSPRDTQQPVDTPCSVGSTETPVEDSWSGIHHQVSPESETGSTHTTSSDDIKPRSEDYDAGGSQDDDCSNDRGVSKCGTMRCHDFLGRSSSDTSTPEELKMYEGGAGLRVEVRLRGREAETTSEEEGVRRRPRSWLQRDEVPVEEEHSEVEATVTVKSVPDHQLFSSEEEDEEEEETEDERSEVEVIPGQGPLLPTEPSPHFQGIVNLAFDDEGVDQENEQPDYQSSNFRRSVLLSVDECEELGSEEGGVQTPPQQQDVTPCDVFENDSSAPQFSGAPSSDQQNHQPHHVENTGMKHKKPEEDQEEKSVFLTEIQDTTQKEENHIQVDRVKSSCPPMGSDTRDTPPQERPCHLDLRHTEQYNGGMSKNYSNPSESKKADLHLDLNESQLTGDSPVHAAQSPAGDIGCDRLDQSCKHDRRPSKALSPIYEMDVGEAIEHFSDKDRNVKRQAEEEKQTGDGDKSSDFAERDWSLLKQLLTDHASNLGVINPVPEELNLAQYLIKQTLSLSRDCLDSQAFLSPEKETFKRWAELISPMEDSSTSITVTSFSPEDAASPQGEWTIVELETHH comes from the exons ATGCTTAGCGGGAGCTGGATGGAGAGCTCCAGACAGCGCATCACTCTGCAAGG CTTGGGGCCAGATGAGATGGAAATCTTGCTTCAGTTCATGTACGGAGCCATTGTGGATCTGCCCAGAAGGGCCAGTGCCAG TCAGGTGGTGCTGGCTGCAGACATGCTGGGTTTGGAGGGGCTGAAAGATGTAGTGGAGATGGTTCTGACCCGAGACTACTGCCGCTTCTTTCCTAAG CCAGCTGATGGAGTTCAGAGAACAGTCCTTGAGTGCCTCTCTTTCACACATGCCTTAGGCCTTCAAAACCTCCATATGCAGTGTAAGCG GTGGGTTGCAGAGCATTTTGTGAAAGTCTGGTGTGAGAGGAACTTCTCCCTGTTGCCACCTGAACTCCACAGAGCCTGCCTAACAGCTGTAACTGAAACAATG ACTGTGCAGAATGCAGTGACCATGCTCTGTGGAACTGAGCAGCTGATTGGCTCTCTCCCTGAAGTCAAGTGGGCCCAACAGGTGAGAAGCCTGGCCACAGAGCTGCAGGATGAGAGCCTGCGTGTCATTGTGCAGCACTTCCCCAGAGTCACCCACACTCAGGCTTTCAAGGACCTTTGCATA AGAGAAGAGTTTACTAGAGAGCCCACGCTTTTAAGGAAGCTTTGTTCAGCCATCAGGGAAGGTGTGACTGTGGATAACTGCTGTGACCTTTTCACTGCTGTGCACTCGCTTTGCAGAGATGACTTTGAGGGGGATTTTTGCATGGAGAGGCGATTGCAACAACCAGAGGAG CCGTTCAGGCAAGAGATTTGTGCGCTACGCGGGCGGCTCTGGACCTTCCTGCTTCAGACGTTTTACGCGGTTCGCCACACGCAGGGATGGGAGAGTCTATCAtccaaacacagagagaggatACTGGCAG atgCGATTGATAAAGGGGACAGTCGAAGACTTGGAAAAAAGCCTGTATTCACTAGTTCACAG TCAAGGGCTATAAAATGCCCTTCATCTGCACCTGAGAGTCCTCCTGTTCAAAGGACCCAGCGGGTGTCTGTAAACAGAAACCCTTCCTCTCGCAGTGCTGCATCAGTCATGAAGTCTGATGGACTTGGGGCAGCTAACAAACCAGGGGATGGTCAAACATCCAAGGCAAAGAATGTGAAGAAAGCAGCAGACAGAGGTGTAGCAGCTAAAGCAAAGACAGCATCAGCTGGGGTGCCAGTTGTCAATGGCACGGGAGCTGCGGGAGCTAGACGTGATATAGCCAGTGCCAATGGCCCCAGAAGCTCTCCGGGGGCTAAAGAGCATGAAAAGAAGCCAAATCCAGGTGCAAGGCCTAAAACCTCTCCCACGGGCGGCACATCTGCAAGCCAAACAGCAGGAACGAAAACTCAAAAGAGCTCAGCAGGAAAGGCTGACAACACTGCTGGCACCACCCAAGCCCAGCCCAACACTTCATCCACATCAGGCAGTGCATCTCCAGAGAACTGTGCCAGCAGTCCTCGCAATGACACCCACTCTGTTCCAG GTGCAAAGCCCAAACACCAGGCCAAGGCAGTAACCAAATCCCCAATGACAAAACCACCTCAGAGATCAGATGCAACAAAGACTAGCAG TCCATCCAAAAAAGCTAGTGGGAGAGAAACTAGCAAATCCAAGACTGGTCCAGAAGAGAAAGTGGCCACTGCACTGACAGCAGCAAGAGCAGATACCAAGGGAAGGAGCACACCAGATCACCATG gcTCCAAACATGGATCCTCCATAAGAAAAACAGCTTCTCCCAGGAAAGAAGATTTCAAAGATCCTTCAAAACCATCAGCAACAGATAAAACAGTTAGTGAAACTCCTAAAAAGAAGATCACAAAACCTGTTTCAGCCACTGGAGTCTCTGCGAAGTCCAGTGCTAAACCAGCAAAAGCCTCCTCAGCTCCTTCCAGGCAATCCTCAGTAGCAGCTGCCAAGTCTGGATCAAAGCCAAAAAGTACTACAGAGTTATCTACAGAGAAATCTTCACCAAAAGCTGCAAGAACCTCTAAAACCTCCGgtacagctgctgctgcctccaAGCAATCAGAACCTAAAGGAAAAGAGGCAGTGAATAGTAAAAAGGCAGACTGCGAAACAGAGCTGGGTCCAAACGAAGGCTCTGGAGATGCTGTTGAGCAAAAAGATGTTGCACAGTTAGTACCCTCTGTTCAGCTTGCAGCACCTAGTACACAGCCATCAAACCAGGATGGAGAAGAGTCACGTCATCTAGAGTCAAGCCCAAAGCAGAGTCTCCAGAAGTCTCAAGTACAGCTGGAAAACACTGCTGATGGAGGAGACAAGACCAGTGATGCACCAGCAGCTAAAAACACCACCCGTGTCAGTTCTCCTAAAGCAGACGTTTGTAAAAAAACTGAAGGAAGCAAAGTGAAACAGCCTCAAAGCAATGCCATCCCAGCTCACATCAGCGAAGACGTTCATGAGATCAGCTCGCCAAATTCCCCAAGAGACACTCAACAGCCCGTAGATACCCCCTGCAGCGTGGGAAGCACTGAAACCCCTGTAGAGGATTCTTGGAGCGGCATCCACCATCAGGTCAGCCCAGAATCCGAGACCGGCAGCACACACACCACTTCTTCTGACGACATCAAGCCCCGCTCAGAGGACTACGATGCTGGAGGTTCACAGGATGATGATTGCTCCAATGATAGAGGCGTGTCCAAGTGCGGCACCATGCGTTGTCACGACTTCTTGGGTCGCAGCAGCAGTGACACCAGCACGCCGGAAGAGTTGAAGATGTATGAAGGTGGGGCTGGGTTGAGGGTGGAGGTCCGCCTGCGTGGGAGAGAAGCGGAGACCACCAGCGAGGAAGAGGGAGTAAGGCGACGCCCTCGTTCCTGGTTGCAAAGAGATGAGGTGCCAGTGGAGGAGGAGCACTCAGAAGTTGAGGCCACTGTGACTGTAAAAAGTGTCCCTGACCACCAGCTCTTCTCCTctgaggaggaagatgaggaggaggaggaaacagAAGACGAGCGGTCAGAAGTTGAAGTGATTCCAGGTCAGGGTCCGCTGTTGCCAACCGAACCCTCACCACACTTTCAGGGGATTGTCAACCTGGCTTTTGACGACGAAGGTGTGGACCAGGAGAATGAGCAACCAGACTATCAGTCATCTAACTTCCGTCGGTCAGTGTTGCTGTCTGTCGATGAGTGCGAGGAGTTGGGCTCAGAGGAGGGCGGTGTCCAAACTCCGCCTCAGCAGCAAGATGTGACTCCCTGTGATGTTTTTGAGAATGACTCTTCAGCTCCTCAGTTCAGCGGCGCCCCTTCCAGTGACCAACAGAACCACCAGCCACATCATGTTGAAAACACAGGTATGAAGCACAAAAAACCTGAGGAGGACCAGGAAGAAAAATCTGTATTCCTTACAGAGATCCAGGACACCACGCAGAAGGAGGAAAATCACATCCAGGTAGACAGAGTGAAGTCCAGCTGTCCTCCCATGGGCTCTGACACCAGAGATACGCCTCCCCAAGAACGCCCATGCCATCTGGATCTACGTCACACTGAACAGTACAATGGAGGGATGAGCAAAAATTACTCCAATCCTTCAGAAAGCAAGAAAGCTGATTTACACCTAGACTTAAATGAGTCTCAGTTGACAGGGGACTCTCCTGTACATGCTGCACAATCTCCAGCAG GGGACATTGGTTGTGACAGATTGGATCAAAGCTGCAAACATGACCGCCGACCATCCAAAGCCCTGTCCCCCATTTACGAGATGGATGTGGGGGAAGCTATTGAGCACTTTTCGGACAAGGACAGGAATGTTAAACGGcaagcagaggaagaaaagCAAACGGGGGATGGGGATAAAAGCAGCGATTTTGCCGAGCGGGACTGGAGCCTGCTCAAGCAGCTCCTGACAGACCACGCGTCCAATTTGGGTGTCATAAACCCCGTACCTGAGGAGCTCAACCTGGCCCAGTATCTTATCAAGCAGACTCTGTCTCTGTCACGTGACTGTCTGGACTCGCAGGCCTTCCTGTCCCCAGAGAAGGAGACCTTCAAACGTTGGGCGGAGCTTATCTCACCCATGGAGGACTCCTCCACTAGCATTACTGTAACCAGCTTCTCTCCAGAAGATGCTGCTTCTCCACAGGGAGAGTGGACCATCGTGGAGCTGGAAACACATCACTGA